One region of Jonesiaceae bacterium BS-20 genomic DNA includes:
- the manD gene encoding D-mannonate dehydratase ManD, whose protein sequence is MIIDKAEVIVTSPNRNFVTLKITTSDGVTGLGDATLNGRELSVVAYLKEHIVPLLIGKDPHRIEDTWQFLYRSSYWRRGPVTMAAVAAVDMALWDIKGKVTGLPVYQLLGGASRDSMMSYGHASGKDLDELFDSVRQHQELGYKSIRIQSGVPGLKAIYGIASQASGEGKERYDHEPAQRGALPQQEDWDTRAYLRHVPTVFEAVRNEFGPEVALLHDGHHRMTPLQAAQLGKSLEPYDLYWLEDCTPAENQDALRLVRQHTTTPLAIGEIFNTVWDFQTLIQDQLIDYVRAASTHFGGISPLKKVMDFAAQYQIKSGCHGPTDISPVGFAAQLHVGLAIHNYGIQEYMQHGDKTNAVFEQSMTFIDGMLHPGNNPGLGVELNVDEAGKYPYETAYLPYNRLADGTVHDW, encoded by the coding sequence ATGATTATTGACAAGGCTGAGGTCATTGTTACCAGCCCAAACCGTAACTTTGTCACCCTGAAGATCACTACTTCCGACGGTGTCACCGGCCTGGGAGATGCCACCCTCAACGGCCGCGAGCTGTCCGTGGTGGCGTACCTCAAGGAACACATTGTTCCGTTGCTCATTGGCAAGGACCCGCACCGCATTGAGGACACCTGGCAGTTCCTGTACCGCAGCTCGTACTGGCGCCGCGGACCGGTAACCATGGCCGCGGTCGCGGCCGTTGACATGGCCCTGTGGGACATCAAGGGCAAGGTCACCGGCCTGCCCGTTTACCAGTTGCTCGGTGGCGCCAGCCGCGACTCGATGATGTCCTATGGTCACGCCTCGGGTAAGGACCTGGATGAGCTCTTTGACTCCGTCCGCCAACACCAAGAATTGGGTTACAAGTCCATCCGCATCCAGTCCGGCGTGCCGGGACTGAAGGCGATCTACGGAATTGCCTCACAGGCATCGGGCGAAGGCAAAGAACGCTACGACCACGAGCCCGCCCAGCGGGGCGCGCTGCCGCAGCAAGAGGACTGGGACACCCGTGCCTACCTGCGCCACGTGCCAACGGTATTTGAGGCGGTGCGCAACGAGTTTGGCCCAGAGGTCGCGCTCCTGCACGATGGCCACCACCGGATGACGCCGCTCCAGGCCGCGCAGCTGGGCAAGTCCCTTGAGCCGTATGACCTGTACTGGCTGGAAGACTGCACCCCGGCGGAAAATCAAGACGCCCTGCGCCTGGTGCGTCAGCACACCACCACGCCGCTCGCGATCGGTGAAATCTTCAACACCGTCTGGGATTTCCAGACCCTCATCCAAGATCAGCTCATTGACTACGTGCGTGCGGCATCGACCCACTTTGGCGGTATTAGCCCGCTCAAGAAGGTCATGGACTTTGCCGCCCAATACCAGATCAAGTCCGGTTGCCACGGCCCAACCGACATCTCACCGGTCGGCTTTGCCGCCCAACTGCACGTGGGTCTGGCCATTCACAACTACGGAATCCAGGAATACATGCAGCATGGCGACAAGACCAACGCCGTGTTTGAGCAGTCCATGACGTTCATTGACGGCATGCTGCACCCGGGCAACAACCCCGGCCTGGGCGTGGAGCTGAACGTGGATGAGGCGGGCAAGTACCCGTATGAGACCGCGTACCTGCCGTACAACCGTCTCGCTGACGGCACAGTACACGACTGGTAA